In Erigeron canadensis isolate Cc75 chromosome 7, C_canadensis_v1, whole genome shotgun sequence, one DNA window encodes the following:
- the LOC122609161 gene encoding uncharacterized protein LOC122609161, with protein sequence MSSSDEDSVSYIRKYTIAAEMLNTFVAFLEDEEEEEEAESSRMANIPRIPRRTIPTKHVEAATRLYSHYFAPQPVYPADYFRRRFRMPKEMFLCIVQDIHSFNAIQPLPKHFAFFHNAPTDVLDEYLEMGAQTSADSLNCFCKYVVQLCHSEFLRKPTQEDVNRVTAKHEAVHGFPGMLGSVDCMYWAWRNCSTAWQDQYTRGDKGHPTIMLEVVASYDLWIWHAYFGPAGSNNCIV encoded by the exons ATGTCAAGTTCCGACGAAGATTCAGTTTCATACATTCGTAAGTATACAATAGCTGCCGAAATGTTAAACACTTTCGTTGCTTTcctagaagatgaagaagaagaagaagaagcagaaAGCTCGAGAATGGCTAACATACCAAGAATACCAAGAAGAACCATACCCACAAAACATGTGGAAGCCGCCACACGTTTATATAGTCATTACTTTGCCCCGCAACCCGTTTACCCTGCCGATTATTTTAGAAGGCGTTTTCGAATGCCCAAAGAAATGTTTCTTTGTATAGTGCAAGATATACATTCCTTTAACGCCATACAACCATTACCAAAACACTTTGCATTCTTCCACAACGCTCCAACCGACGTT TTAGATGAATATCTCGAAATGGGTGCCCAAACATCTGCCGATTCGTTGAACTGCTTCTGCAAATATGTTGTTCAGTTATGTCACTCAGAGTTTTTGAGAAAACCGACACAAGAAGATGTTAACCGCGTGACCGCTAAACATGAGGCGGTGCATGGTTTTCCGGGTATGCTTGGAAGCGTGGATTGTATGTATTGGGCTTGGAGAAACTGTTCAACGGCATGGCAAGACCAATACACTCGTGGTGACAAAGGACATCCGACGATTATGCTTGAAGTggttgcttcatatgatttgtggatttggcatgcttattTTGGACCCGCCGGTTCGAACAACTGTATAGTTTGA